In Candidatus Desulforudis audaxviator MP104C, a genomic segment contains:
- a CDS encoding AbrB/MazE/SpoVT family DNA-binding domain-containing protein, whose amino-acid sequence MKSTGIVRKVDELGRVVIPIELRRTLGIEEKDALEIYVDNEKIILKKYEPACVFCGNAGDVQHYRGKLVCRHCAAEMFQKAHAM is encoded by the coding sequence TTGAAGTCAACAGGGATTGTGCGCAAGGTGGACGAGCTGGGTCGGGTGGTCATCCCGATCGAACTCCGCAGGACACTCGGAATCGAGGAGAAGGACGCGCTGGAAATCTACGTAGACAATGAGAAAATCATTCTCAAAAAGTACGAGCCGGCGTGTGTCTTCTGTGGCAATGCGGGTGACGTCCAGCACTACCGCGGAAAGCTGGTTTGCCGCCACTGTGCCGCCGAGATGTTCCAAAAAGCCCACGCCATGTAG
- a CDS encoding CAP domain-containing protein: MQSVNKKLAVAVVALMLSVALLIPATLAHANAPSAEESKLITGINQARQKAGVQLLTNSARLNEVALTLLTNGTSVSLALREQGITYRSACTLRVGSGNADLVVRALTGYSSSQVLQPQYNQIGVAIRNNTTVIVLINGVIAAQPAPQTAPTPAPQPAPSPAPMPSPGPSGLMTAYEMKIVELVNAERAKLGLRALAVDAKLSQVARLKSEDMRDKRYFAHQSPTYGSPFDMMRQFGITYRTAGENIAAGQRTPEEAMRGWMNSSGHRANILNPNFTHIGVGHVVGGSYGNYWTQMFIGR; encoded by the coding sequence ATGCAGTCTGTGAACAAAAAGCTCGCCGTTGCAGTGGTAGCCCTGATGTTGTCCGTCGCCCTGTTGATTCCGGCCACCCTGGCCCACGCCAACGCACCTTCTGCGGAAGAAAGCAAGTTGATCACGGGAATAAACCAGGCCCGCCAGAAGGCGGGGGTTCAGCTTCTAACCAATAGCGCCCGTTTGAACGAGGTGGCCCTGACCCTCCTGACGAACGGAACCAGCGTATCGCTGGCGTTGCGGGAGCAAGGAATCACCTACCGGTCCGCCTGTACGCTGCGTGTAGGCTCCGGCAACGCGGATCTGGTGGTCCGGGCTTTGACCGGATACAGCTCGTCACAGGTCTTGCAGCCGCAGTACAATCAGATCGGTGTAGCTATCCGGAATAACACCACGGTGATCGTTCTAATCAACGGGGTTATTGCCGCGCAGCCGGCACCGCAAACGGCCCCGACTCCGGCACCGCAACCCGCGCCGTCGCCGGCTCCCATGCCGTCACCCGGCCCCTCCGGTTTGATGACCGCGTACGAGATGAAGATAGTTGAACTGGTGAACGCCGAGCGGGCTAAGCTCGGACTGAGGGCTCTGGCGGTTGACGCCAAGCTGTCGCAAGTGGCCCGATTAAAGTCCGAGGACATGCGGGACAAGCGCTATTTTGCCCATCAATCTCCCACCTACGGTTCGCCGTTTGACATGATGAGACAGTTCGGAATTACCTACCGCACGGCCGGTGAGAATATCGCCGCCGGCCAGCGTACCCCGGAAGAAGCCATGCGTGGGTGGATGAACTCCTCCGGGCACCGGGCCAATATCCTGAACCCCAATTTCACTCACATCGGCGTTGGGCATGTGGTCGGCGGGAGCTACGGCAACTACTGGACGCAGATGTTTATCGGCAGATAG
- the rsmA gene encoding 16S rRNA (adenine(1518)-N(6)/adenine(1519)-N(6))-dimethyltransferase RsmA, protein MDVNRNWPLTNTGEVRRLLAEYGLKPRKSLGQNFLVAAGVLDKILEAAEVEKDEVVIEIGPGVGALTRRLAEKGARVAAVEIDGRLIPLLKEVLGDLGDRVRLINADALKVDYGALLAEMGAGSFKVVANLPYYITSPFVAGFLEAGYRFERMVLMVQKEVADRMTAANGTESYGALSVLVAYHTEADVVWRVSRHCFYPPPAVDSAVVRLMRRPAPAVTVLQPELFFRIVRASFGRRRKMLPNALAGAVPGLDRETWVQIIESAGIDPRVRGETLTPDQFGLIADACVRLGYGAPSVL, encoded by the coding sequence ATGGACGTGAACAGGAACTGGCCGCTGACAAACACCGGTGAGGTACGCCGTCTACTGGCGGAATACGGCTTGAAACCCCGGAAATCCCTGGGGCAAAACTTCCTGGTTGCTGCCGGGGTGCTGGACAAGATCCTGGAGGCGGCCGAGGTCGAGAAAGACGAGGTCGTTATCGAAATCGGACCCGGCGTGGGTGCGCTCACCCGGCGTCTGGCGGAAAAGGGGGCGCGGGTGGCGGCGGTCGAAATAGACGGTCGCCTGATTCCACTGTTGAAAGAGGTACTGGGCGACCTGGGGGACCGGGTCCGCCTGATTAACGCCGATGCCCTCAAGGTGGACTACGGGGCCCTGCTTGCCGAAATGGGGGCCGGCAGTTTCAAGGTCGTGGCCAACCTGCCCTACTACATCACCAGTCCGTTCGTGGCCGGCTTCCTGGAGGCCGGTTACCGTTTCGAGCGGATGGTACTCATGGTCCAGAAGGAAGTGGCCGATAGGATGACGGCCGCAAACGGAACCGAATCTTACGGGGCGCTTTCCGTTCTGGTGGCCTACCATACGGAAGCCGATGTCGTCTGGCGGGTTTCCCGGCACTGCTTCTACCCCCCGCCCGCGGTAGATTCGGCCGTGGTCCGCCTGATGCGGCGCCCCGCGCCCGCGGTGACAGTGCTCCAACCCGAACTCTTTTTCCGGATCGTGCGTGCCTCCTTCGGCCGGCGGCGCAAGATGCTGCCCAACGCGCTGGCGGGAGCCGTTCCGGGTCTGGACCGTGAGACCTGGGTCCAAATTATTGAAAGCGCCGGCATTGATCCCCGCGTCCGGGGGGAAACCCTGACTCCAGATCAGTTCGGGCTGATCGCGGACGCCTGCGTGCGGTTAGGTTACGGAGCTCCTTCTGTGTTATAA
- the holB gene encoding DNA polymerase III subunit delta', with the protein MLDGIIGQELAKRYFQRAVEGGCLAHAYLFHGPAGVGKKSLARALAQALVCNTAENNSCGLCPACRMFLAGSHPDLRVLDGAEKSIGIAQVRELQQALVYRPYGARHLCLVQEAEGLTAEAANALLKTLEEPPGPVLFILTSARPERLPPTVVSRCLKIPFRPLTRDEITSGLETMGFKGDMVPLAARLAGGSLGRAAELAAGGDGLDWREKAANMAEEFLSGIGTAELFARARELGERAEMLVRTEYLLLWYRDLLLWRETGFEGLLINADRLEQVRVQARLADGPALARSIATIEDTRKKLLANVNVRLAAEGLCLRLAGLAEEDGYDRATGWSTV; encoded by the coding sequence ATGTTGGACGGGATCATCGGGCAGGAACTGGCCAAGAGGTATTTTCAAAGAGCGGTTGAGGGCGGCTGCCTGGCACATGCCTACCTGTTTCACGGTCCGGCGGGTGTCGGCAAGAAAAGCCTGGCCCGGGCGCTCGCCCAAGCCCTGGTCTGCAACACCGCGGAAAACAATTCTTGCGGTCTGTGTCCCGCCTGCCGGATGTTTCTGGCCGGCTCCCATCCCGACCTTCGGGTTCTGGACGGCGCGGAAAAGTCGATTGGGATCGCCCAGGTGCGGGAGCTGCAGCAGGCTCTCGTTTACCGGCCCTACGGTGCCCGGCACCTGTGCCTGGTGCAGGAGGCCGAAGGCCTGACCGCGGAAGCGGCCAATGCCCTTTTGAAGACCCTGGAGGAACCGCCGGGGCCGGTGCTGTTTATCCTGACCAGTGCCCGGCCCGAACGGCTGCCGCCCACGGTGGTTTCCCGCTGCCTGAAGATCCCCTTCCGGCCGCTGACCAGGGATGAAATCACTTCCGGACTGGAGACAATGGGGTTTAAGGGGGACATGGTGCCGCTGGCGGCCCGCCTGGCCGGGGGCAGCCTGGGACGGGCGGCGGAACTGGCCGCCGGCGGGGACGGCCTGGACTGGCGGGAAAAGGCGGCGAACATGGCGGAGGAATTTCTTTCCGGGATCGGAACTGCCGAATTGTTTGCCCGGGCCCGGGAACTGGGGGAACGGGCTGAAATGCTGGTCCGGACCGAGTACCTGCTCCTGTGGTACCGGGACCTCTTGCTGTGGCGGGAGACCGGTTTCGAGGGATTGCTGATCAATGCGGACCGCCTGGAACAGGTCCGGGTGCAGGCGCGTCTGGCGGACGGCCCGGCTCTGGCACGGAGCATCGCTACTATTGAGGATACGAGAAAGAAACTGCTGGCCAACGTGAACGTACGCCTGGCGGCGGAGGGATTGTGCCTGCGCCTGGCGGGGCTGGCCGAGGAGGACGGATATGACCGGGCAACTGGTTGGAGTACAGTTTAA
- a CDS encoding glycosyltransferase family 2 protein — MLCVVIPVQNEADRLNAVLDSIQALPLDLVLPVVNGSRDGSREIIGSYPQKDRIKPIYFEEPLGIDVPRAVGALHAHNMGADVVLFVDGDMAGNIRPALEKLLQSAANGVDLSLVDCYPTLDWEQATPVVRELVELRKQLNRSLGLADLGAASPSHGPHAVSRRLLDSIPFRELGVPPVALVRAVRQGLTVGVAASIPHCELGSPDRGPQHARLIAETIIGDHLEAFCVLNNRRRSRRRDGVTFDGYYHTRRWDLLERVINEVIGRKTGRHP, encoded by the coding sequence GTGCTTTGCGTAGTGATACCCGTGCAAAACGAGGCTGATCGCCTGAATGCCGTCCTTGACAGTATCCAGGCCCTCCCCCTCGATCTGGTGCTGCCCGTGGTGAACGGCAGCCGTGACGGGTCGCGGGAGATCATCGGGTCATATCCGCAAAAGGATCGTATCAAGCCGATATACTTTGAGGAACCGCTGGGCATTGATGTGCCCCGTGCGGTGGGTGCGTTGCACGCCCACAATATGGGCGCCGACGTCGTTCTGTTCGTGGATGGGGACATGGCCGGCAATATCCGACCCGCCCTGGAGAAACTGCTGCAGTCGGCCGCAAACGGCGTGGACCTGAGCTTGGTCGACTGTTACCCGACACTGGACTGGGAACAGGCGACCCCGGTAGTCAGGGAACTGGTTGAGTTAAGGAAGCAACTGAACCGGTCCCTGGGGCTGGCCGACCTGGGCGCTGCCTCCCCATCGCACGGACCGCATGCTGTTTCCCGGCGTTTGCTGGACTCCATCCCGTTCCGGGAGCTGGGAGTGCCGCCGGTGGCGCTGGTACGGGCCGTCCGGCAGGGGCTAACGGTCGGAGTGGCCGCTTCCATTCCCCATTGCGAACTGGGTTCGCCCGATCGGGGACCCCAGCACGCCCGCCTGATCGCCGAAACCATCATCGGCGACCATCTGGAGGCGTTCTGCGTCCTGAACAATAGAAGGAGGTCCCGCCGCCGGGATGGGGTAACCTTCGACGGTTACTACCACACCAGGCGCTGGGACCTTCTTGAAAGAGTGATAAACGAAGTGATCGGAAGAAAAACGGGAAGGCATCCCTGA
- a CDS encoding 3D domain-containing protein, with the protein MVEWYTVPASEYLDKPRRFWAGRRFRLLLVGLVAALLLGSGWYARAGKIHVTLNNNGETSVVKTSGGTVADLLARKGITVGLQDEVTPSLATPLSDGLTVTVLRAVPVCVRVDGREWEVFTTAQSVGRVLTDAGVELNPHDLVLPGRRAPVTAGMEVRVVRVTVALDERETTVPFAVERRPSYNMLKGQTRLLVQGRPGLVRETWRVTRHDGQEFERRLEKSEVVAKPQNQVLLVGMLTTVTRGAQELRFREMIRAEATAYTYTGRNTATGLAPGPGTVAVDPRVIPLGSRLYIDGYGMGRAMDVGRSIKGNRVDVFFPTRQEAVQWGRRTVDVFILE; encoded by the coding sequence ATGGTGGAATGGTATACAGTACCAGCGAGCGAGTATCTTGACAAGCCCAGGCGGTTCTGGGCCGGGAGGCGGTTCCGGCTCCTGCTGGTCGGGTTGGTGGCGGCCTTATTGCTGGGTTCGGGCTGGTATGCCAGGGCGGGAAAAATTCACGTGACGTTAAACAACAACGGGGAGACATCGGTGGTGAAGACTTCAGGCGGCACGGTGGCCGACCTGCTGGCCAGGAAAGGGATCACGGTTGGACTGCAGGATGAGGTCACCCCCTCGCTGGCCACCCCCCTGTCTGACGGTCTGACAGTCACAGTTCTGCGGGCGGTGCCCGTGTGCGTCCGGGTGGACGGGCGGGAGTGGGAGGTGTTCACGACCGCCCAGAGCGTGGGCCGGGTGCTTACCGACGCCGGCGTGGAGCTCAACCCGCACGACCTGGTGCTCCCGGGCCGGCGCGCGCCCGTGACCGCGGGGATGGAGGTCCGCGTGGTACGGGTGACCGTCGCCCTCGACGAGCGGGAAACGACCGTTCCGTTCGCGGTGGAGCGCCGGCCGTCTTACAACATGCTCAAAGGGCAGACCCGGCTGCTGGTCCAGGGCCGGCCCGGGCTGGTACGGGAGACCTGGCGGGTGACCCGCCACGACGGGCAGGAATTCGAGCGCCGGCTGGAAAAAAGCGAGGTGGTGGCCAAACCGCAGAACCAGGTCCTGCTGGTGGGGATGCTGACCACCGTCACCCGCGGGGCGCAGGAGTTGCGTTTCCGGGAAATGATCAGAGCCGAGGCCACGGCCTATACTTACACCGGGCGGAACACGGCGACCGGGCTGGCCCCGGGTCCGGGCACGGTGGCCGTCGACCCCCGGGTGATCCCGCTGGGCAGCCGGCTCTATATTGACGGGTACGGTATGGGCCGGGCCATGGACGTGGGCCGAAGCATCAAGGGCAACCGGGTGGACGTGTTTTTCCCGACTCGGCAGGAAGCGGTGCAGTGGGGGCGCCGCACGGTGGACGTGTTCATTCTCGAGTAG
- the yabG gene encoding sporulation peptidase YabG, whose translation MSDIRAGDIVGRKSYGLDLYFKVVELHTRDGRDYAHLRGVDVRLFADAPVSDLEKISSDKVAEYWRKMLTIGNECVHRCFERRDKEHQGEFMNRGEKVATFDVPGKVLHLDGDQDYLELCAATYRQLRVPFKGYFIRESRQPELVAGLLREHNPDILVLTGHDAFKKGSKDFRDIDNYRNSRYFVEAVRVAREYEKNRDDLVVFAGACQSYYEAILEAGANFASAPERVLIHAFDPVFVVEKVAYTPMHKAIVLKEVIESTITRYPGIGGLDTQGKYRMGAPKSAY comes from the coding sequence GTGAGCGACATCCGAGCGGGCGACATTGTAGGTCGCAAATCCTACGGTCTCGACCTTTATTTCAAGGTTGTTGAATTGCACACCCGGGACGGGCGGGACTATGCCCACCTGCGAGGGGTGGACGTACGGCTCTTTGCGGATGCTCCGGTTTCCGACTTGGAGAAGATCAGTTCGGACAAGGTGGCTGAATACTGGCGGAAAATGCTCACCATCGGTAACGAGTGCGTGCACCGCTGTTTCGAGCGCCGGGACAAAGAGCACCAGGGTGAATTCATGAACCGGGGAGAAAAGGTGGCCACTTTCGATGTGCCGGGCAAGGTGCTGCATCTGGACGGGGATCAAGACTACCTTGAACTGTGCGCTGCCACATACCGCCAGTTGAGGGTGCCCTTTAAAGGTTACTTCATTCGTGAATCAAGGCAGCCGGAGTTGGTGGCCGGCCTGTTGCGGGAGCACAACCCCGACATCCTGGTGTTAACCGGACATGACGCTTTCAAGAAGGGGAGCAAGGATTTCCGGGACATCGACAACTACCGTAATTCCAGGTACTTTGTGGAGGCGGTCCGGGTGGCCCGGGAGTACGAAAAGAACCGGGATGACCTCGTGGTTTTTGCCGGGGCATGCCAATCGTACTACGAAGCCATTCTGGAGGCCGGGGCCAATTTCGCCAGCGCCCCGGAGAGAGTGTTGATTCATGCTTTCGATCCGGTGTTTGTGGTGGAAAAGGTGGCCTATACGCCTATGCACAAGGCCATTGTCCTGAAAGAGGTTATCGAATCCACGATCACGCGCTATCCGGGGATCGGAGGGCTGGATACCCAGGGTAAGTATCGGATGGGCGCCCCGAAATCAGCCTACTAG
- a CDS encoding PSP1 domain-containing protein, with amino-acid sequence MTGQLVGVQFKKTGKTYYFDPGALELEKGEGVIVETVRGLEYGTVVIGPRPRNGEDGEQLLKPVVRKATDEDLKCLAELQEKEARAFRIGEDKIKAHGLPMKLVGVDYTFDSSKVIFYFTAEGRVDFRELVRDLASVFRTRIELRQIGVRDEAKMIGGLGGCGRELCCATWLREFTPVSIRMAKEQNLSLNPTKISGICGRLMCCLKYESEVYENARGAYPDVGARVETPAGEGKVTGVNIFRNTVSVELKDSKHVQYFPLKQLKTLPKR; translated from the coding sequence ATGACCGGGCAACTGGTTGGAGTACAGTTTAAGAAGACCGGCAAGACGTACTATTTCGACCCCGGCGCCCTGGAACTGGAAAAGGGCGAGGGGGTGATTGTGGAGACGGTGCGGGGACTGGAATACGGTACCGTGGTCATCGGGCCCCGTCCCCGGAACGGTGAGGATGGCGAACAACTGCTGAAACCGGTGGTGCGCAAGGCTACCGACGAGGACCTGAAGTGTCTGGCTGAACTGCAGGAAAAGGAAGCGCGCGCCTTTCGGATCGGGGAGGATAAGATCAAAGCGCACGGCCTGCCGATGAAGCTGGTGGGTGTGGACTACACCTTCGACTCCAGCAAGGTTATTTTCTACTTTACGGCCGAGGGCCGGGTGGATTTCCGCGAACTGGTCCGGGACCTGGCTTCTGTTTTCCGCACCCGCATCGAACTGCGGCAAATCGGAGTGCGCGACGAGGCCAAGATGATCGGCGGGCTCGGCGGCTGCGGCCGGGAACTTTGCTGCGCCACCTGGCTACGCGAGTTCACCCCGGTCTCGATCAGGATGGCCAAGGAGCAGAACCTCTCGCTGAATCCGACCAAGATCTCGGGCATCTGCGGCCGACTGATGTGCTGCCTGAAGTACGAGAGCGAAGTGTACGAGAACGCGCGGGGCGCCTACCCCGATGTCGGGGCCCGGGTGGAAACCCCCGCCGGGGAGGGGAAGGTGACCGGAGTGAATATCTTCCGGAACACCGTAAGCGTGGAACTTAAGGATTCCAAACACGTTCAGTACTTCCCGCTTAAACAGCTCAAAACCCTTCCCAAGCGCTAG
- the rsmI gene encoding 16S rRNA (cytidine(1402)-2'-O)-methyltransferase: MVMSGGILYLCGTPIGNLEDITLRALRVLKEADLIAAEDTRHTRKLLSRYGIKTPLTSFHAHNRARKAPELLERLRQGASVALVSDAGMPGISDPGAELMAQAVREGFRVVPVPGPSAALAALVVSGLRTDRFVFEGFLPRRGRKRALEGLRGERRTVVLFEAPTRLLATLADILDVLGDRRVVVARELTKQHEEVFRGTVGEARAHFTAHPPRGEFTLVLEGGAGEPVSLAPEPAALAAEVEELQAAGSTRGKALREVARRHGMRRRELYGLVFGEDTPGK, from the coding sequence ATGGTGATGAGTGGGGGCATTCTTTATCTCTGCGGGACTCCCATCGGCAATCTGGAGGACATCACCCTGCGCGCGCTCCGGGTGCTCAAAGAGGCCGACCTGATCGCCGCCGAAGACACCAGGCACACCAGGAAACTCCTCAGCCGCTACGGAATCAAAACGCCGCTGACCAGTTTTCACGCCCACAATCGGGCGAGGAAAGCGCCGGAGCTGCTGGAGCGGCTGCGGCAAGGGGCGTCTGTGGCCCTGGTTTCGGACGCCGGCATGCCGGGGATCTCCGATCCGGGGGCCGAACTGATGGCCCAAGCGGTGCGGGAGGGCTTCCGCGTGGTACCGGTGCCGGGCCCGAGCGCGGCACTCGCCGCCCTGGTTGTTTCCGGCCTGCGGACGGACCGTTTTGTGTTCGAAGGGTTTCTGCCGCGCCGGGGCCGAAAGCGGGCACTGGAAGGACTACGGGGGGAGCGGCGCACCGTGGTCCTCTTTGAGGCGCCCACCCGGCTTCTCGCGACTTTGGCCGATATCCTGGACGTGCTGGGGGACCGGAGGGTGGTGGTGGCCCGGGAACTGACGAAGCAGCATGAGGAAGTATTCCGGGGCACGGTAGGCGAAGCGCGGGCACATTTCACCGCCCATCCGCCCCGCGGGGAATTCACCCTGGTGCTCGAGGGCGGCGCTGGGGAACCGGTGTCACTTGCGCCCGAACCGGCGGCCCTGGCGGCTGAAGTCGAGGAATTGCAGGCCGCGGGGTCGACGCGGGGAAAGGCCCTCCGGGAAGTCGCCCGGCGGCACGGGATGCGCCGGCGGGAGCTTTATGGTCTTGTTTTTGGTGAGGATACGCCCGGAAAGTGA
- a CDS encoding TatD family hydrolase, with protein sequence MFLVDTHAHLDHDRFAADRDAVLVRARNAGVGLIITVASDLASARAAMDLAEKNASVFAAVGVHPHDAAGAGPGYLDELRRLALHPRVVAIGEIGLDYHYDFSPRPVQREVMAAQLELAGELNLPVIVHSREAFEDTYALLRGGRWPRAVMHCFGGDWAAARAFLDLGCYISLAGVITFKGAEALCEVAEKVPEDRLLLETDAPYLAPVPRRGRRNEPAYLHHTAEYVAGLRGLTLERLATITTANACAFFNLPVRESQRR encoded by the coding sequence ATGTTCCTGGTTGATACCCACGCCCACCTGGACCACGACCGCTTCGCCGCGGACCGAGACGCCGTTCTGGTCCGGGCAAGGAACGCGGGGGTAGGTTTGATTATCACCGTGGCGAGCGATCTGGCTTCTGCCCGGGCGGCTATGGACCTGGCCGAAAAAAACGCGTCGGTGTTTGCAGCGGTGGGGGTGCACCCGCACGACGCCGCCGGGGCCGGGCCGGGTTATCTGGATGAGTTGCGCAGGCTGGCCCTGCACCCCCGGGTGGTGGCGATCGGCGAGATCGGGCTTGACTACCATTACGATTTTTCCCCCCGGCCGGTGCAGCGGGAAGTGATGGCGGCCCAACTGGAATTGGCCGGGGAATTAAACCTGCCGGTAATCGTGCACAGCCGGGAGGCCTTTGAAGACACCTATGCACTGCTGCGGGGCGGTCGGTGGCCGCGGGCGGTGATGCACTGTTTTGGCGGGGACTGGGCCGCGGCCCGGGCCTTTCTGGACCTGGGCTGCTACATCTCCCTGGCCGGGGTGATCACCTTCAAGGGGGCGGAAGCCCTGTGCGAGGTGGCTGAAAAGGTGCCGGAGGACCGCCTGCTCCTGGAGACCGATGCCCCCTACCTGGCGCCGGTGCCCCGGCGGGGCCGCCGGAACGAGCCGGCCTACCTGCACCACACCGCCGAGTATGTCGCCGGTTTGCGGGGCCTGACCCTGGAGCGGTTGGCCACGATTACGACGGCCAACGCGTGCGCCTTCTTCAACCTGCCTGTGCGTGAAAGTCAAAGAAGGTAA
- the cobO gene encoding cob(I)yrinic acid a,c-diamide adenosyltransferase, producing MGDNRGLVLVFTGDGKGKTTAALGLALRAWGQGMRVLVIQFIKGNVETGELKAAARLEGLEIRPLGAGFVYPGREKALDRHREAAVKALSAARAALEGRGHEMVVLDEIFCALNLGLVMVDEVLALLAQKPEDVHLVLTGRGAPPEILARADLVTEMRELKHHYRNGVGAQRGIEY from the coding sequence ATGGGTGACAACCGGGGTTTGGTGCTCGTCTTCACCGGGGACGGCAAGGGCAAGACGACCGCAGCTCTGGGTCTGGCGCTGCGGGCGTGGGGGCAGGGTATGCGGGTGCTGGTCATCCAGTTCATCAAGGGAAACGTGGAAACCGGTGAACTGAAAGCGGCCGCCCGACTGGAAGGCCTGGAGATCAGGCCTCTGGGGGCCGGTTTTGTGTACCCGGGCAGAGAAAAGGCGCTTGACCGGCACCGGGAGGCGGCCGTGAAGGCGCTGAGCGCGGCCCGTGCCGCCCTCGAAGGGCGCGGGCACGAGATGGTGGTGCTGGACGAGATCTTCTGCGCTCTTAACCTGGGCCTGGTGATGGTGGACGAGGTGTTGGCGCTGCTGGCCCAAAAGCCTGAGGATGTTCACCTCGTGTTGACCGGGCGAGGCGCGCCGCCCGAAATTCTAGCGCGCGCCGACCTGGTGACCGAAATGCGGGAGCTTAAGCACCATTACCGGAACGGGGTGGGGGCGCAGCGGGGGATTGAATACTGA
- the metG gene encoding methionine--tRNA ligase — protein MIWKREVTLILGKPPFYITTPIYYPSDNLHIGHAYTTVAADTVARFKRLTGYDVYFLTGSDEHGQKIERTAAARGKNPQEYVDEIVAGFKRLWSRLEIDYSDFIRTTEDRHKRVVTDIFRRLHEQGDIYKSSYEGLYCTPCEAFWTDRQVVEGNCPDCGRPVELVAEESYFFRQSRYAERLLAHIDRNPDFIQPVSRRNEVVSFIKMGLEDLCVSRTTFNWGIPVPFDPRHVIYVWVDALTNYISALNYGAEDDSLYRRYWPVDVHLVGKDIVRFHCIIWPIILMAAGIPLPKRVVGHGWLMLESGKMSKSKGNVVDPFVLIDRYGVDAIRYYLLREMLFGADGYYSEDNLIRRINVDLANDLGNLLSRTTAMIDKYLDGEIQAPGPADDPLDRELIDLALITPGEVAGLVNELDLSAALGAIMKLVGRANKYIEETAPWTLAKDPAKKQRLAGVMYNLAESYRIATVLLSPFMPGFPARVWPQLGIAGRPELHTWESLTWGRLPAGTRIARGAPLFPRVEVPK, from the coding sequence ATGATTTGGAAAAGGGAAGTGACCTTGATCTTGGGTAAACCGCCTTTTTACATCACCACGCCCATCTACTACCCGAGTGATAATCTGCATATCGGGCACGCCTACACGACGGTGGCCGCGGACACCGTGGCCCGGTTCAAGCGGCTGACCGGTTACGATGTGTACTTCTTGACCGGCTCGGATGAACACGGGCAAAAGATCGAGCGCACGGCGGCGGCCCGGGGTAAAAACCCCCAGGAATACGTCGACGAGATCGTGGCCGGTTTCAAGCGCCTCTGGTCCCGGCTGGAAATCGACTACTCGGACTTCATCCGGACCACCGAGGACCGGCACAAGCGGGTGGTGACGGACATTTTCCGCCGCCTGCACGAACAGGGCGACATCTACAAGTCGTCCTACGAGGGACTGTACTGCACCCCTTGTGAAGCCTTCTGGACCGATCGCCAGGTCGTGGAGGGAAACTGTCCCGACTGCGGGCGTCCGGTCGAGCTGGTGGCCGAGGAGAGTTACTTCTTCCGGCAGTCCCGCTACGCGGAACGTCTGCTTGCCCACATCGATCGGAACCCTGATTTCATCCAACCCGTTTCGCGACGGAATGAAGTGGTGAGCTTCATTAAAATGGGTCTGGAGGACCTGTGCGTTTCCAGGACCACCTTCAACTGGGGCATTCCGGTGCCGTTCGACCCCCGGCACGTGATTTACGTCTGGGTGGACGCGCTGACGAACTACATTTCGGCCTTGAACTACGGGGCCGAAGACGACTCGCTGTACCGGCGGTACTGGCCGGTGGACGTACACCTGGTGGGCAAGGACATCGTTCGTTTCCACTGCATCATCTGGCCGATCATCCTCATGGCGGCCGGAATTCCGCTACCGAAACGGGTGGTCGGGCATGGGTGGCTCATGCTGGAAAGCGGGAAGATGTCGAAGTCCAAGGGCAACGTCGTCGACCCGTTCGTGCTCATCGACAGGTACGGCGTGGACGCGATCCGGTACTACCTGCTCCGGGAGATGCTCTTCGGCGCCGACGGTTATTACTCCGAAGACAACCTGATCCGGCGCATCAACGTGGACCTGGCGAACGACCTGGGCAACCTTCTCAGCCGGACCACGGCGATGATTGACAAGTACCTGGACGGGGAAATCCAGGCCCCCGGTCCGGCCGACGACCCGCTGGACAGGGAGTTGATCGACCTGGCCCTGATCACCCCCGGCGAGGTGGCCGGGCTGGTGAACGAACTCGACCTGTCAGCCGCCCTCGGGGCGATCATGAAACTGGTCGGGCGGGCGAACAAGTACATCGAGGAAACCGCGCCCTGGACCCTGGCCAAAGACCCCGCAAAGAAACAGCGTCTGGCCGGCGTAATGTACAACCTGGCCGAGTCCTACCGGATCGCCACCGTCCTGCTGTCCCCCTTCATGCCCGGTTTCCCAGCCCGGGTGTGGCCGCAGCTGGGCATCGCCGGCCGTCCCGAGCTGCACACCTGGGAATCGCTCACTTGGGGCCGGTTGCCGGCGGGCACGCGCATTGCGCGCGGGGCGCCGCTTTTCCCACGTGTCGAGGTTCCGAAATAG